The Methanoculleus thermophilus genome contains a region encoding:
- the cfbA gene encoding sirohydrochlorin nickelochelatase, producing the protein MGIKGMLLVGHGSKLPYNKELIETTAELIARKTNEYIVKPGFMSINTPTVEEQLEAFRKENIEMLVVVPLFLARGVHIDKDIPEILGLPEGSRRGEFQLNGKTIPLVYANPIGSDPLLAELMLKNAADAIANLQP; encoded by the coding sequence ATGGGTATTAAAGGAATGTTACTGGTGGGGCATGGCAGCAAGCTCCCATATAATAAGGAACTGATCGAGACGACTGCGGAACTCATCGCCAGGAAGACCAACGAGTATATCGTCAAGCCCGGATTCATGAGCATCAACACACCGACGGTGGAGGAGCAGCTCGAAGCGTTCCGAAAGGAGAATATCGAGATGCTCGTCGTCGTCCCGCTCTTCCTCGCAAGAGGAGTGCACATCGATAAAGACATCCCCGAGATCCTCGGCCTTCCGGAAGGTTCACGGAGAGGCGAGTTCCAGCTCAACGGAAAGACGATCCCGCTCGTCTACGCCAATCCCATCGGCAGCGACCCGCTGCTTGCGGAGTTGATGCTGAAGAACGCGGCCGACGCGATCGCAAACCTGCAACCCTGA
- a CDS encoding fasciclin domain-containing protein has translation MAKIFEILKSDGRFSRLIEIVQTLGEDAMLQGEGPMTFFAPVDSAWDAIPEPNRSMILNDKQMLSHLIDFFTIGNHACTLDKLLAKNVVETLEGNRIMVRKTERGTQVDEALVLEGDIKADNGIIHALDSVPFVTLSQAFEAYTPSASE, from the coding sequence ATGGCGAAGATCTTTGAGATACTCAAGAGCGATGGAAGATTCAGCCGGCTCATCGAGATTGTCCAGACCCTCGGTGAGGATGCGATGCTGCAGGGTGAGGGGCCGATGACGTTCTTTGCTCCGGTTGACTCGGCATGGGACGCGATCCCCGAGCCGAACAGGTCGATGATCTTAAACGACAAGCAGATGCTCTCGCATCTCATCGACTTCTTTACGATAGGGAACCATGCGTGTACTCTCGATAAACTGCTTGCAAAGAATGTCGTGGAGACTCTCGAAGGAAATCGCATCATGGTCCGAAAGACCGAGCGGGGCACGCAGGTTGATGAGGCTCTCGTGCTCGAGGGGGATATCAAGGCCGACAACGGCATCATCCACGCCCTTGATAGCGTTCCCTTTGTGACCCTCTCGCAGGCCTTTGAGGCTTACACGCCATCGGCAAGCGAGTGA
- a CDS encoding triphosphoribosyl-dephospho-CoA synthase, with amino-acid sequence MNRAERAQMAMMLEVCAYPKPGNVDRCHDYEDTRLEHFLASTILARPVFDAAERDGGRVGSLIREAVRRTNNHSGGNTHFGAFILLVPLVLGGDIEGARRVVAETDVEDAVDFYAAFGLTSVRMGESDDLDVNDPASIAAIRERGMTLADIMAYSAPRDMVAREWTNGFALTRRCADLLHAHGCGRKAIVDAFLDLLATEPDTFIAKKHGMEVAERTMRCAAEVLENKRDLTAFDVECIRDGINPGSIADITIAGIYVALGEGWRWDC; translated from the coding sequence ATGAATCGAGCTGAACGTGCGCAGATGGCGATGATGCTCGAGGTCTGCGCCTATCCGAAACCCGGGAACGTGGACCGGTGCCACGACTATGAGGATACGCGTCTTGAACACTTTCTCGCCTCGACGATCCTCGCACGACCCGTCTTCGATGCGGCCGAGAGGGACGGCGGCCGGGTCGGAAGCCTGATCCGTGAGGCGGTCCGCCGGACGAACAATCATTCCGGAGGAAACACCCATTTTGGGGCGTTCATCCTCCTCGTTCCCCTCGTCCTCGGCGGGGATATCGAGGGAGCACGGAGGGTCGTTGCTGAAACCGATGTCGAGGACGCGGTCGATTTTTATGCGGCCTTCGGCCTCACGAGCGTTCGGATGGGAGAGAGCGACGACCTGGACGTGAACGACCCGGCCTCAATCGCCGCGATCCGGGAGCGGGGGATGACCCTTGCAGATATTATGGCCTACTCGGCGCCCCGGGATATGGTTGCCCGGGAGTGGACGAACGGATTTGCCCTGACACGCCGGTGTGCGGACCTGCTGCATGCGCACGGGTGCGGACGGAAGGCAATCGTGGATGCATTCCTCGACCTTCTTGCGACGGAGCCGGATACGTTTATCGCAAAGAAGCACGGGATGGAGGTTGCGGAGCGGACGATGCGGTGTGCGGCAGAGGTGCTTGAGAATAAGCGCGATCTCACTGCATTCGATGTGGAGTGCATCAGAGACGGCATAAATCCCGGCTCGATCGCCGATATCACGATTGCCGGGATCTACGTAGCCCTCGGGGAGGGGTGGCGGTGGGATTGCTGA
- a CDS encoding fasciclin domain-containing protein, which translates to MKSIFETAREDDRLSTSLRIVQVGEMVPLLDEVGEYTAFFPTNEAFSRFPAEVLHAVMVDRERLTSLIKYHVVQGKLTVQELAQMEAIRTLQGDHLEIEGGPEMVKVNDAAIIQANVDCTNGMYHVIDQVLLPRAVEARVTR; encoded by the coding sequence ATGAAGAGCATCTTTGAGACTGCCCGTGAGGACGACCGGCTGAGCACCTCGCTTCGGATAGTACAGGTCGGTGAGATGGTGCCCCTCCTGGACGAGGTTGGAGAGTATACTGCGTTCTTCCCGACGAACGAAGCATTCTCCAGATTTCCCGCAGAGGTGCTGCATGCGGTCATGGTCGACCGGGAGCGACTTACCAGCCTGATCAAGTACCATGTGGTCCAGGGTAAACTCACCGTACAGGAACTGGCTCAGATGGAGGCGATCCGGACTCTTCAGGGCGACCACCTGGAGATTGAGGGGGGTCCGGAGATGGTGAAGGTGAATGATGCTGCCATCATCCAGGCCAACGTCGACTGCACAAATGGGATGTACCATGTCATCGATCAGGTGCTCCTGCCCCGTGCAGTCGAGGCGCGGGTGACGCGGTGA
- the cfbE gene encoding coenzyme F430 synthase: MRVLVLDTIHGGADLAAALRDAGHETDEVDVYRGKTGIPTSEALVRTYDLVTAPVHLDPDHPILRKHGPAVPHHEMVRRILGGRLPHPFIEITGARGKTTTAHAIAALLPGPGILHTSTGTYRYPERELLWRKSITPASLIPAVREAERIGGWLVAEESLGVTAAGDVAVLTSAEDYPIAAGKKRAITEKCRLLSRAQTVVLPPGIDLPGGIAAGDIVSFEEETCRYSGNGVTGTFTNPLCTLPGYQTPLALAAATACILGIHPSPLGGFSALPGRMAARWEGEVLVLDNANSGTNMATTVEAVRYARNLSGNAPLTLVIGEEARAICEGFPAEEVRRTVEAVAPAATVYVGEGHAAATLEEGLAAARSITPAGAAIVLAVKTWR; the protein is encoded by the coding sequence ATGCGGGTCCTGGTGCTGGATACCATCCACGGCGGGGCAGACCTCGCCGCGGCGCTCCGGGATGCCGGCCACGAGACGGACGAAGTGGATGTCTACCGTGGAAAGACCGGGATCCCCACCTCCGAGGCGCTCGTCCGCACCTACGACCTCGTCACCGCGCCGGTTCACCTCGATCCCGACCACCCGATCTTACGTAAACACGGGCCAGCGGTCCCGCACCACGAGATGGTGCGGCGCATCCTGGGCGGCCGGCTCCCGCACCCCTTCATCGAGATCACCGGAGCGAGAGGGAAGACCACGACGGCCCATGCCATCGCGGCGCTGCTCCCGGGCCCGGGCATTCTGCACACATCGACCGGGACCTACCGCTACCCTGAGCGCGAACTGCTCTGGAGGAAGAGCATCACCCCCGCCTCCCTGATCCCGGCGGTCCGCGAGGCGGAGCGGATCGGCGGGTGGCTGGTCGCCGAAGAGTCGCTCGGGGTGACCGCCGCCGGGGACGTGGCGGTGCTGACCTCGGCGGAAGACTACCCGATCGCGGCAGGAAAGAAGCGCGCGATAACGGAGAAGTGCCGGCTGCTTTCCCGGGCACAGACGGTCGTCCTCCCGCCGGGGATCGATCTTCCCGGCGGGATCGCGGCCGGGGATATCGTATCCTTTGAAGAAGAAACGTGCCGCTACTCCGGAAACGGGGTTACCGGGACGTTTACAAACCCGCTCTGCACGCTCCCCGGCTACCAGACCCCGCTAGCGCTCGCGGCGGCGACGGCCTGCATCCTCGGGATCCATCCCTCGCCCCTCGGGGGTTTTTCCGCCCTCCCCGGCCGGATGGCAGCCCGGTGGGAAGGGGAGGTCCTGGTCCTCGATAACGCAAACAGCGGGACGAACATGGCGACCACCGTTGAGGCCGTCCGCTATGCCCGGAACCTCTCGGGCAACGCCCCCTTAACGCTCGTCATCGGCGAGGAGGCGCGAGCAATCTGCGAGGGGTTCCCGGCCGAGGAGGTCCGCCGGACGGTCGAGGCCGTCGCGCCGGCTGCAACCGTCTATGTCGGGGAGGGCCACGCGGCGGCGACGCTTGAGGAGGGGCTTGCCGCCGCCCGGAGCATCACCCCGGCTGGAGCGGCGATCGTCCTTGCAGTCAAGACGTGGAGATAA
- a CDS encoding methanogenesis marker 9 domain-containing protein produces the protein MMEAYDRFELLINDRVVKTPVAIASMAGIVDAAYVLERAAHVGVAFIGGYSIDAPTLEASRKMAAEGRKEFLYDDPIEALEQEVNALKQSDVVTGLNLRGSTPAAYAEVAAAFEDQVVYEIDAHCRQPAMLEAGCGEYLLKNPAKLVEIIRALKAEDVTVSVKMRAGVANDADLARTVWKAGADILHVDLMDFGHVRLRQIRNASPLMLIANNSINTFDRAMNAFSHGADLVSLARQSDPWTLAGLDAAITRFADECGWYNAPKQLCRGGDIRSLAFCCMPVKACPLIPALQKFGLSREEYLKLKQEAVKGTPLDGGKTTCFGGLAWCCKISSPCMFRNMTLEKIDLSPREYMRCKRRLSEQIVHRIFEEESADESS, from the coding sequence ATGATGGAAGCATATGATCGTTTTGAGCTCCTCATAAACGATCGTGTCGTAAAAACACCGGTGGCAATCGCATCCATGGCAGGGATCGTGGATGCCGCCTATGTTCTTGAGCGGGCGGCTCATGTCGGGGTCGCCTTCATCGGCGGCTATTCCATCGACGCCCCCACCCTTGAGGCGAGCCGGAAGATGGCCGCAGAGGGCCGCAAAGAGTTTCTCTACGACGATCCCATTGAGGCGCTGGAGCAAGAGGTCAATGCCTTAAAGCAGAGCGATGTCGTTACCGGCCTCAACCTCCGCGGGAGCACGCCTGCCGCGTATGCCGAGGTCGCCGCTGCGTTTGAGGACCAGGTGGTCTACGAGATCGATGCGCACTGCCGGCAGCCCGCGATGCTTGAGGCGGGGTGCGGGGAGTACCTCCTCAAGAATCCGGCAAAGCTCGTCGAGATCATCCGTGCCCTAAAGGCGGAGGACGTGACGGTCTCGGTGAAGATGCGTGCCGGTGTTGCCAATGATGCCGATCTTGCCAGGACCGTCTGGAAAGCGGGAGCGGATATCCTTCATGTCGACCTGATGGACTTCGGGCACGTAAGGCTCCGCCAGATCCGCAACGCCTCCCCCCTGATGCTGATAGCAAACAACTCCATCAATACCTTCGACCGTGCGATGAACGCCTTCTCACACGGGGCTGATCTCGTTTCGCTTGCCAGGCAGTCCGACCCCTGGACGCTTGCCGGCCTCGATGCCGCTATCACCCGGTTCGCCGATGAGTGCGGGTGGTACAACGCCCCAAAACAGCTCTGCCGGGGCGGCGATATCCGGTCGCTAGCCTTCTGCTGCATGCCGGTGAAGGCCTGCCCGCTCATCCCTGCCCTCCAGAAGTTTGGGCTCTCACGGGAGGAGTACCTGAAACTCAAACAGGAGGCGGTCAAGGGGACTCCGCTCGACGGCGGTAAGACCACCTGCTTTGGGGGCCTCGCCTGGTGCTGCAAGATCAGCTCGCCCTGCATGTTCCGGAACATGACGCTTGAAAAGATCGATCTCTCTCCACGCGAGTACATGCGCTGCAAGCGCCGCCTCTCCGAACAGATCGTGCATAGGATATTCGAGGAAGAATCCGCCGATGAATCGAGCTGA
- a CDS encoding fasciclin domain-containing protein, with amino-acid sequence MKSIIETLEDSGSFTVFLEFVRIAGMEPMLRERGPFTVFVPTDEAFARVPKERMDELRQDPDKLLLIMSYHVVPGQFTSEDLKSLAAVRSSIGTEIVLRSSDRGITVNSVPIVESDAFCTNGICHAIASALVPPVVEIVPS; translated from the coding sequence ATGAAGAGCATCATCGAAACCCTGGAGGATTCCGGAAGCTTCACCGTGTTCCTTGAATTCGTCAGAATTGCAGGGATGGAGCCGATGCTTCGCGAGAGGGGGCCATTCACGGTCTTTGTCCCGACGGACGAGGCGTTTGCCCGGGTCCCGAAAGAGCGGATGGACGAACTGCGGCAGGACCCGGACAAACTTCTCCTGATCATGAGTTACCATGTGGTTCCGGGGCAGTTTACCTCGGAGGATCTCAAGAGCCTTGCCGCCGTCAGGTCGAGTATCGGAACAGAGATCGTCCTCCGGTCGTCCGATCGGGGCATAACCGTCAACAGCGTTCCGATCGTCGAGAGCGATGCGTTCTGCACGAACGGGATCTGCCACGCCATCGCGTCGGCGCTCGTTCCGCCGGTGGTTGAGATCGTCCCGTCCTGA
- the uvsE gene encoding UV DNA damage repair endonuclease UvsE: MKIGYPCINRSIGCSSGRTFRLASYSRERLEETLSKNLRCLDAILRFNLASDILFFRITSDLVPFASHPVCTAPWRETFSETFSEIGRFIREHDMRISMHPDQFVIINAKDPEIIDRSLAELRYHAAVLDALHLDATAKIQIHVGGIYGDRKASMERFCREYARLDESILRRLVIENDDPRYTLADCLAIHKETAIPVLFDSLHHQVNSSGETVTEAVELCSATWGPEDGIPMVDYSTQMPKARKGRHTESLDGAAFAQFLGETAPTDMDIMLEIKDKEKSALAAVEIARSDRRFLPR, from the coding sequence ATGAAGATCGGCTACCCGTGCATCAACAGGAGCATCGGCTGCTCCTCCGGGCGCACGTTCCGGCTCGCCTCGTACTCCCGCGAGCGGCTGGAAGAGACCCTCAGCAAGAATCTCCGCTGCCTCGATGCGATCCTCCGCTTCAACCTGGCATCGGATATCCTCTTCTTCCGGATCACCTCCGACCTCGTCCCGTTTGCATCGCACCCGGTCTGCACCGCCCCCTGGCGGGAGACCTTCTCTGAGACGTTCTCAGAGATCGGCCGGTTCATCCGCGAGCACGATATGCGGATCTCCATGCACCCGGACCAGTTCGTCATCATCAACGCCAAAGATCCGGAGATCATCGACAGAAGCCTTGCCGAACTTCGTTACCACGCCGCGGTCCTCGACGCCCTGCACCTTGATGCGACCGCGAAGATCCAGATTCACGTCGGCGGCATCTACGGCGACCGCAAGGCCTCGATGGAGCGCTTCTGCCGCGAGTATGCCCGTCTCGACGAGAGTATCCTCCGCCGGTTGGTCATCGAGAACGACGACCCGCGTTACACCCTGGCCGACTGCCTCGCGATCCACAAGGAGACCGCGATACCGGTCCTCTTCGACTCGCTACATCATCAGGTCAACTCCTCCGGGGAGACGGTGACCGAAGCGGTTGAACTGTGCAGCGCAACCTGGGGGCCAGAAGACGGCATCCCGATGGTCGACTACAGCACCCAGATGCCCAAAGCCCGGAAGGGCAGGCATACAGAAAGCCTGGACGGAGCGGCCTTTGCGCAGTTCCTCGGCGAGACCGCACCGACAGATATGGATATCATGCTCGAGATCAAGGACAAAGAAAAGAGCGCTCTTGCCGCCGTCGAGATCGCCCGCTCGGATAGGCGGTTCCTCCCAAGATAG
- a CDS encoding DUF447 domain-containing protein, with protein MGLLTEGINEVIATTDGNAAPMGIINRNGTLHMVLFRGSHTARNVVRDRWVVANFTFDPVIYVRTAFDDLPDDAFVREEVDGMTVCRLRDAEAWAAFAADVERSGDEAITVRLTPLREEVLDLQLHPVNRGFASIVDATVHATRYVKNRDPWLGELIEHHAGLARKCGGPREWEALELLKRYIADRAGE; from the coding sequence GTGGGATTGCTGACCGAAGGGATCAACGAGGTGATCGCGACCACCGACGGCAACGCCGCCCCGATGGGGATCATCAATCGGAACGGAACGCTCCATATGGTCCTCTTCCGCGGGAGCCACACCGCCCGGAATGTCGTCCGCGACCGCTGGGTGGTGGCGAACTTCACCTTTGACCCCGTCATCTATGTCCGCACGGCGTTTGACGACCTCCCCGATGATGCCTTCGTCCGGGAGGAGGTCGACGGGATGACCGTCTGTCGGCTCCGCGATGCCGAGGCCTGGGCTGCATTTGCTGCGGACGTGGAGCGGTCGGGAGACGAGGCGATCACGGTCCGGCTCACTCCCCTCCGTGAAGAGGTGCTGGATCTCCAACTGCACCCGGTGAACCGGGGCTTTGCGAGCATCGTGGACGCGACGGTCCACGCCACCCGCTACGTCAAAAACCGCGACCCCTGGCTCGGAGAACTGATCGAGCACCACGCCGGCCTTGCGCGGAAGTGCGGGGGGCCCCGGGAATGGGAGGCGCTTGAACTCCTCAAGCGATATATCGCCGACCGGGCCGGTGAGTGA
- a CDS encoding HhH-GPD family protein: MIGSLDPDQNDLERRILEETRAHGITQRAIALFQDLILSHYRNHGRDLPWRRTTDPYRILVSEIMLQQTQVERVAGKYREFLNRFPDFASLARAPKSEILLAWQGMGYNRRAIALQKTAQRVVEEYGGRLPADVETLATFPGIGKATAAAICAYAFNMPVVYIETNIRRVFIHFFFPEKEGVRDDEILPVVERALYRENPREWYSALMDYGSVLKKRTANPNRRSASYSRQSRFEGSDRQVRGRLLALVLEEGAVTEGEAAARTGEDPGRVRRILADLAQEGFVAESDGTYTCR, translated from the coding sequence GTGATCGGCAGCCTCGACCCCGACCAGAACGACCTCGAACGGCGAATCCTCGAAGAGACCCGGGCGCACGGGATCACCCAGAGGGCCATCGCCCTCTTTCAAGACCTCATCCTCTCCCACTACCGCAACCACGGCCGCGATCTCCCCTGGCGGCGGACCACCGACCCATACCGGATCCTCGTCTCCGAGATCATGCTCCAGCAGACACAGGTCGAGCGGGTCGCCGGGAAGTACCGCGAGTTCCTCAACCGGTTTCCCGACTTTGCAAGCCTCGCCCGCGCGCCAAAGAGCGAGATCCTCCTCGCCTGGCAGGGGATGGGTTACAACCGCCGGGCAATCGCCCTCCAGAAGACGGCGCAGCGCGTCGTCGAGGAGTACGGCGGCCGGCTCCCCGCGGACGTCGAGACGCTCGCGACCTTCCCCGGCATCGGGAAGGCGACCGCGGCTGCCATCTGCGCGTATGCCTTCAATATGCCGGTCGTCTACATAGAGACGAACATCCGGCGGGTCTTCATCCACTTCTTCTTCCCCGAAAAAGAGGGAGTCAGGGATGATGAGATCCTCCCGGTCGTGGAGCGGGCCCTCTACCGGGAGAACCCCCGCGAGTGGTACAGTGCGTTAATGGACTACGGTTCGGTCCTAAAGAAACGGACGGCAAACCCAAACCGGCGGAGCGCATCCTACTCCCGGCAGAGCCGGTTCGAAGGCTCCGACCGGCAGGTCCGCGGCCGGCTGCTCGCCCTCGTCCTCGAGGAGGGTGCAGTCACGGAAGGTGAGGCCGCCGCCCGAACCGGTGAAGACCCCGGTCGGGTAAGAAGGATCCTCGCCGACCTCGCCCAGGAGGGGTTCGTCGCCGAGAGCGACGGGACCTACACCTGCAGGTGA
- a CDS encoding fasciclin domain-containing protein has protein sequence MKSILETLRESGSFTIFLDLVRTAGLEGRLSTEGPYTLFVPNDDAFGMVSRSELDAIRGDADRLIDVLNYHIVPGVHSMIDLLGIRTLRSLEGDDLTVEIAPEGVLVNNVPVVESDAWCTNGICHAIYTLLLPPVARTVAA, from the coding sequence ATGAAGAGTATCCTTGAAACTCTACGGGAATCGGGGTCGTTTACGATCTTCCTTGACCTCGTTCGAACAGCCGGTCTGGAAGGGAGGCTGAGCACCGAAGGTCCGTATACGCTCTTTGTCCCGAACGACGACGCGTTTGGGATGGTATCCCGGTCGGAGCTCGACGCCATCCGGGGAGATGCCGACCGGCTCATCGATGTCCTGAACTACCATATCGTCCCGGGAGTGCACTCCATGATAGATCTCCTCGGGATACGGACCCTGCGGTCGCTGGAGGGTGATGACCTGACCGTGGAGATCGCGCCGGAAGGAGTGTTGGTCAACAACGTCCCGGTTGTAGAGTCCGATGCCTGGTGTACGAACGGGATCTGCCACGCGATCTACACGTTGCTCCTTCCCCCGGTTGCGAGAACCGTGGCTGCATAG
- a CDS encoding Holliday junction resolvase, with protein sequence MANFELEVASCINRFFAQRKMQGFAYRLKQSKFNTQYVDVLVDSLDPRYYLAIECKSISGKKLYFSKHFHLDKNNVHQVDSITDFIRKTGRRGFLAVEFRFGAGIPKEAYLMPWEQVLERYRTAPGISIEDFRLCCALTRSNGEYELGADTNQYPLSPPTDGEA encoded by the coding sequence ATGGCAAATTTCGAATTGGAGGTCGCCTCATGTATCAACCGATTTTTCGCTCAGCGGAAGATGCAGGGGTTTGCCTACCGGCTCAAGCAGAGTAAGTTCAATACCCAGTATGTTGACGTTCTCGTCGACTCCCTCGACCCCCGCTACTACCTGGCCATCGAGTGCAAGTCGATCTCCGGAAAGAAACTCTACTTCTCGAAGCACTTTCACCTCGATAAGAATAACGTCCATCAGGTCGACTCGATCACCGATTTCATCCGAAAGACCGGACGCAGGGGGTTTCTTGCCGTTGAGTTCAGGTTCGGGGCGGGAATACCTAAGGAGGCGTACCTCATGCCATGGGAGCAGGTCCTTGAGCGCTACCGGACCGCCCCAGGCATCTCAATCGAGGATTTCCGTCTCTGCTGTGCGCTCACCCGTTCCAATGGCGAGTATGAACTTGGGGCGGATACAAATCAATATCCTCTCTCACCACCAACGGATGGAGAAGCATGA